The following coding sequences are from one Beggiatoa alba B18LD window:
- the ilvA gene encoding threonine ammonia-lyase, biosynthetic, whose translation MLTPYIKKILQSRVYDVAEKTRLDYAKNLSNRLHNHIWIKREDMQPVFSFKIRGAYNKIANLPADLLAKGVIAVSAGNHAQGVALSATRLKIPAVIVMPTTTPEIKVRSVRNYGVEVVLHGTTFDEAYQHTQQLMQERALTFIPPYDDLDVIAGQGTIGMEILQQHSEPISAIFVPIGGGGLIAGIAAYVKYCRPEIKMIGVEPEESACMYQALRAGERVTLAQVGLFADGVAVKQAGRLPFELARHYVDDILLVSTDEICAAIKDIFEDTRTVTEPAGALALAGLKRYVQENNCKSQHLVTIASGANMNFDRLGYVTERTEIGEKREVLLAVTIPERRGSFREFCHTIGLRAITEFNYRYADAHDAHVFVGLRLTQGQSEKQQLLAQLAQQGYAVVDMTDNEMAKLHIRHLVGGHGQGVTDERLYRFEFPERPGALLHFLTTMGHRWNISLFHYRNHGAAEGRVLVGIQVAEAELTEFNAFLQKLAYPSWAEVNNPAYHLFLQ comes from the coding sequence ATGTTGACCCCGTATATTAAAAAAATTCTGCAATCGCGTGTGTATGACGTGGCAGAAAAAACCCGCCTTGATTACGCGAAAAATTTATCGAACCGTTTGCATAATCACATTTGGATTAAGCGTGAAGATATGCAACCCGTGTTTTCTTTTAAAATTCGGGGTGCTTATAACAAAATTGCAAATTTACCCGCCGATTTATTAGCAAAAGGCGTTATTGCCGTTTCAGCAGGCAATCATGCACAAGGGGTTGCTTTATCCGCAACGCGCTTAAAAATTCCAGCGGTTATCGTCATGCCAACCACTACGCCAGAGATTAAAGTGCGCTCAGTTCGCAATTATGGGGTTGAAGTCGTTTTACATGGCACTACTTTTGACGAAGCCTACCAACACACTCAGCAGTTAATGCAAGAACGTGCTTTAACCTTCATCCCGCCTTATGACGATTTAGACGTGATTGCAGGGCAAGGCACAATTGGCATGGAGATTTTACAGCAACATAGCGAACCTATCAGCGCGATTTTTGTCCCCATTGGGGGCGGTGGTCTGATTGCAGGAATTGCGGCTTATGTTAAGTATTGTCGCCCAGAAATTAAAATGATTGGTGTCGAGCCTGAAGAATCTGCATGTATGTATCAAGCCTTACGTGCAGGCGAGCGGGTGACGCTTGCCCAAGTGGGCTTATTTGCCGATGGCGTGGCAGTGAAACAAGCGGGACGATTACCGTTTGAATTAGCACGGCATTATGTGGACGATATTTTATTAGTCTCAACGGATGAAATTTGTGCGGCAATTAAAGATATTTTTGAAGATACACGCACGGTGACTGAACCCGCTGGCGCGTTGGCATTAGCAGGATTAAAACGCTATGTACAAGAAAATAATTGTAAAAGTCAGCATTTAGTCACCATTGCCAGCGGTGCAAATATGAATTTTGACCGTTTAGGCTATGTGACAGAACGCACAGAAATCGGGGAAAAACGGGAGGTTTTATTAGCCGTTACCATTCCTGAACGGCGCGGCAGTTTCCGCGAGTTTTGCCATACCATTGGTTTACGCGCCATTACTGAATTCAATTATCGCTATGCAGATGCCCATGATGCGCATGTTTTCGTAGGGCTACGCTTGACACAAGGGCAATCAGAAAAACAGCAATTGCTCGCACAATTAGCCCAACAAGGCTATGCCGTAGTCGATATGACGGATAATGAAATGGCAAAATTACATATTCGTCACTTAGTCGGTGGACATGGGCAAGGTGTTACAGATGAACGTTTATATCGCTTTGAATTTCCAGAAAGACCAGGCGCATTATTACACTTTTTAACCACCATGGGACACCGCTGGAATATCAGCTTATTTCACTATCGCAATCATGGGGCGGCAGAAGGTCGGGTATTAGTTGGCATTCAGGTTGCTGAGGCGGAATTAACCGAGTTTAACGCATTTTTACAAAAACTCGCTTATCCTTCTTGGGCTGAAGTTAATAACCCCGCATACCATTTATTCTTACAATAG
- a CDS encoding DUF2919 family protein codes for MTIQYSLHDYNEHQVLKVPFNLVVTTVYALKYVLILFILPILFNFLPAMSDAGKLVIPYITKFAHKPENLTFLTPSILALLVFIPMFKRAPSTPENSWMRKIWTKGRTLLISSFSIDIFLILAFLLLGLRQFDGVILGVLYIDIMLLIYVIRSKRLRDVFQEFPAYERPK; via the coding sequence ATGACAATTCAGTATTCTTTGCATGATTATAATGAACACCAAGTTTTAAAAGTTCCGTTCAATTTAGTCGTTACGACGGTTTACGCGCTTAAATATGTACTGATTTTATTCATTTTACCGATTTTATTTAACTTTCTGCCCGCAATGAGTGATGCAGGCAAGTTGGTTATTCCTTACATTACTAAATTTGCACATAAACCTGAAAATTTAACGTTTCTGACTCCTTCCATTCTCGCGTTACTGGTCTTTATTCCCATGTTCAAACGCGCACCGAGTACGCCTGAAAACTCATGGATGCGAAAAATTTGGACAAAAGGACGGACTTTATTAATCAGCAGCTTTAGTATTGATATATTCCTGATTCTTGCTTTTTTACTGTTGGGGCTTAGACAATTTGACGGCGTTATTTTAGGCGTTTTATATATTGATATCATGCTCCTCATTTATGTCATTCGCTCTAAACGGTTACGTGATGTTTTTCAAGAGTTTCCAGCGTATGAACGTCCTAAATAA
- the aguB gene encoding N-carbamoylputrescine amidase has translation MRNVTVAATQMACTWDLDSNVARAETLIRQAAAQGANIVLIQELFEAPYFCKDQDPKHFKLAQPFQDNPLLARISQLAKELNVVLPISFFERANRAYFNSLAVIDADGTIMGLYRKSHIPDGHGYQEKYYFSPGDTGFKVWQTRFGTIGIGICWDQWFPETARVMALMGAELLFYPTAIGSEPQDASIDSAGHWQRTMQGHAAANCIPVIASNRIGKEEGDTCAITFYGSSFIAGADGGMITTANRTDETILTTTFDLDKLNEIRTAWGLFRDRRPNLYGAIATLDGLSQ, from the coding sequence ATGAGAAATGTCACTGTTGCCGCGACCCAAATGGCATGTACTTGGGATTTAGACAGCAATGTTGCCCGCGCAGAAACATTAATTCGTCAAGCGGCTGCACAAGGGGCTAATATTGTCCTCATTCAAGAACTGTTTGAAGCCCCCTATTTTTGCAAAGACCAAGACCCCAAACATTTTAAATTAGCGCAACCATTTCAAGATAATCCGTTATTAGCACGGATAAGCCAGCTAGCGAAAGAATTAAATGTCGTCCTGCCTATCAGCTTTTTTGAGCGAGCCAATCGAGCTTATTTTAACTCCCTCGCCGTGATTGATGCGGATGGAACGATTATGGGTTTATACCGTAAATCGCACATTCCTGATGGACATGGTTATCAAGAAAAATACTATTTCTCACCGGGTGATACAGGTTTTAAAGTCTGGCAAACCCGTTTTGGCACGATTGGGATTGGTATTTGCTGGGATCAATGGTTTCCTGAAACCGCGCGAGTCATGGCATTAATGGGCGCGGAATTACTCTTTTATCCAACCGCGATTGGTTCAGAACCACAAGACGCAAGCATTGATTCTGCGGGACATTGGCAACGCACCATGCAAGGTCATGCCGCTGCGAATTGCATCCCCGTGATTGCCTCTAACCGTATCGGCAAAGAAGAGGGCGACACCTGTGCGATAACATTCTATGGTTCTTCCTTCATTGCGGGGGCTGATGGCGGTATGATTACCACGGCAAATCGAACCGATGAAACGATTTTAACGACAACGTTTGATTTAGATAAATTAAATGAGATTCGCACCGCATGGGGTTTATTCCGTGACCGTCGTCCTAATCTCTATGGCGCAATTGCAACGTTAGACGGGTTAAGTCAATAA
- a CDS encoding DUF475 domain-containing protein: MDNLRFFKSSFWVTGIGLFLGLLLGYFYTNTITGALSSLFIVAILAVLEVSLSFDNAVVNAKVLNNMTDVWKHRFITWGMLIAVFGMRLIFPLLIVGVAAHLNPIATLNLAIFNPEKYAEILTAAHIQISGFGGAFLAMVALRYFFDKEKDIHWVKLIEEPLTKVGRIAAVELGLVLFLMYLVSSELPEHEAHQFLVAGIFGLITYIIVDGIGALMEIDEKDIESMHKASAAMFVYLEVLDASFSFDGVIGAFALTNNIFIIMIGLGIGAMFVRSLTIMLVEKGTLAEYRYLEHGAFYAIAILAFIMLTDSLLHIPEVITGLAGACLIGLAIWSSVVWKRKHVAE, from the coding sequence ATGGATAATTTACGTTTTTTTAAAAGTTCTTTTTGGGTTACAGGTATCGGATTATTTCTAGGGCTTCTTTTGGGATATTTTTATACCAATACCATCACAGGCGCACTGTCTAGTTTATTCATCGTCGCCATTCTCGCAGTTTTAGAAGTCTCACTCTCATTTGATAATGCGGTTGTTAATGCAAAAGTATTAAACAATATGACCGACGTTTGGAAACATCGCTTTATCACATGGGGGATGTTGATTGCCGTTTTTGGAATGCGTTTAATCTTTCCCCTACTGATTGTTGGGGTTGCCGCTCATTTAAATCCTATTGCAACGTTAAATTTAGCGATATTTAATCCTGAAAAATATGCCGAAATTTTAACCGCTGCACATATTCAAATTTCAGGCTTTGGCGGTGCATTTTTGGCAATGGTTGCCTTACGCTACTTTTTTGATAAAGAAAAAGATATTCATTGGGTAAAATTGATTGAAGAGCCATTAACCAAAGTCGGACGGATTGCAGCGGTTGAATTAGGTTTAGTTTTATTCTTAATGTACCTTGTTTCCTCAGAATTACCCGAACATGAAGCCCATCAATTTTTAGTCGCGGGAATTTTTGGTTTAATCACCTACATCATTGTCGACGGTATTGGCGCGCTGATGGAAATAGATGAAAAAGATATTGAAAGTATGCACAAAGCCAGTGCTGCGATGTTTGTTTATTTAGAAGTATTAGACGCAAGTTTCAGCTTTGATGGTGTCATTGGTGCATTTGCGCTAACCAATAATATCTTTATTATTATGATAGGCTTAGGTATCGGGGCAATGTTTGTGCGTTCTTTAACGATTATGTTAGTAGAAAAAGGCACATTGGCAGAATATCGTTATTTAGAACACGGCGCATTTTACGCAATCGCCATTCTTGCCTTTATTATGTTGACGGATAGCTTGTTACATATTCCTGAAGTCATCACAGGTTTAGCGGGTGCTTGCCTAATCGGGCTTGCTATTTGGTCATCTGTGGTTTGGAAGCGTAAACACGTGGCAGAGTAA
- a CDS encoding IS982 family transposase encodes MGSDDLTGRVSYQRFVELSQSVMIPLSAYLHSRRVNSRGIAFIDSTPLKVCHNRRISHHKTFANLAQRGKNSIGWYFGFKLHLVIDDTGELISFFLTAANFDDRKGLRAMTQFIQGKLYGDKGCISKALKATLKTQGIELITGVRKNMKKEPLSEFDTIMLKKRSLIETVIGQLKSFTQIEHTRHHSVLGFMVNVIAGLIAYTWKLLKPSLMSRINPKLDDGFNLLNPSQPIFI; translated from the coding sequence ATCGGAAGTGATGACCTTACTGGTCGGGTCAGTTATCAACGGTTTGTTGAGTTATCCCAGTCAGTGATGATACCGCTCAGTGCTTACTTGCACAGTCGGCGGGTAAACTCTCGCGGGATTGCCTTCATTGACTCAACCCCGTTAAAGGTTTGCCACAATCGGCGAATTTCACACCATAAAACCTTTGCAAACCTCGCACAACGGGGGAAGAACTCTATTGGGTGGTATTTTGGCTTTAAATTGCATTTAGTCATTGATGATACAGGGGAATTAATCTCCTTTTTTCTCACCGCTGCGAATTTTGATGACCGCAAGGGCTTAAGGGCGATGACGCAATTTATTCAAGGCAAGTTATACGGTGACAAGGGCTGTATTTCTAAGGCATTAAAGGCTACTTTGAAAACGCAAGGCATTGAATTAATCACGGGTGTCCGTAAAAACATGAAAAAAGAGCCGCTCAGTGAATTTGATACGATAATGCTAAAAAAACGCTCCTTGATAGAAACCGTCATCGGTCAACTTAAATCATTCACTCAGATTGAACATACGCGCCATCACAGTGTCTTGGGATTTATGGTCAATGTCATTGCGGGGCTTATTGCCTATACTTGGAAGCTCCTTAAGCCTTCTTTGATGTCTCGTATCAATCCCAAACTTGATGATGGCTTTAATTTGTTAAATCCTTCTCAACCTATTTTTATTTAA
- a CDS encoding PAS domain S-box protein translates to MATHAPTAHDFFNHVAALLCIIDTTGTIIQANPAWETHLGKQAIVNTSLLTWLHPDEQANIQQLLDLASQQQQTCLNFIARWRIDKEHYCWLQWSLNTIAEHPYYYAVATDITAQKQVEQQLRDSEERFQLAMQGANHGMWDWNLLTNRVHISIRWKQMLGYEDNEIPDELDEISRFVHPDDFARMWNTLEAYLDKRITDYEGIYRLKHKDQSYRWILIRAAALWDAQEVPYRIVGIYVDISEHKRIEYALQESQALLTTIFDVSKISICVTDEQGCFVRVNPAYCQLYGYQADELLGHCVTDIIPDTKHATWRKRYQALLSQQRETEGEWHIQNRQGKKLDILFTSSCLPQTNGQLLVLTTLIDITERKQVEEERSRLFNFSVDMQSISNFQGRFIELNPAWERVLGWTKTELLAQPILHFVHPDDHHITRQVMRKMMEGNIIFDFENRWLCKDGHYRWVSWTAYPRVEQQSVYAITRDITARKQAEQALRQSEERLRAVINVAPIILTVIDKSGTIQFSQGKSLSLLGHKSDALVGQSIYNVLYRFPQELNCIQLALNTGNTLSNLTKLSDIVLENKYIPLIDDTKQITGLVSVSIDITERYRLESELRDTVSELEIILENSIIGIAYVKQGQFIRVNRKLASLLGYSTDELYQMTFEQLCARPDNYSYISQQASAHFARGENFTTEYLMHTKKQKPFWARLVGTTVDANSLEKGDIWMIEDISAQKQAEQDLQLTATVFETTADGIFITDLNHQLLRANPAFSRITGYPVAEVLGKHTHFLASGRHDKAFYQKIWQSIEQTGHWQGEIWNRKKNGELYVAWLSISLITDEQKKPLQYMAILSDISRLQEDIEHTRYLANYDSLTGLPNRLLFHDNLIQARAWANRHQRLFTLLFIDIDGFKPVNDNLGHAVGDLLLQQIAERLKASVRETDTVARLGGDEFTVILTELQHPKDAGLMATRIINTLQEPFTLNAETVHISASIGISTYPDDGQDLEQLVKFADLAMYDAKKAGRGCYRFYNQPLNPSSE, encoded by the coding sequence ATGGCAACCCATGCCCCTACTGCTCATGATTTTTTTAATCACGTTGCTGCATTACTTTGTATCATCGATACAACGGGTACGATTATCCAAGCTAATCCTGCGTGGGAAACACATTTAGGAAAACAAGCGATTGTTAATACTTCCTTATTAACATGGTTGCATCCTGATGAACAAGCCAATATTCAACAACTCTTAGACCTAGCCTCTCAACAACAACAAACTTGTCTGAATTTTATCGCTCGCTGGCGCATCGATAAGGAGCATTATTGCTGGTTGCAATGGTCGCTCAATACGATTGCAGAACATCCCTATTATTATGCCGTTGCAACAGATATTACCGCGCAAAAGCAGGTAGAACAACAATTAAGAGACAGTGAAGAACGTTTTCAACTTGCCATGCAAGGCGCGAATCATGGCATGTGGGACTGGAATTTACTCACCAATCGAGTGCATATCTCTATTCGCTGGAAACAAATGTTAGGCTATGAAGATAATGAAATTCCAGACGAATTAGACGAAATCAGTCGTTTTGTACATCCCGACGATTTTGCACGAATGTGGAATACCCTAGAAGCCTATTTAGATAAAAGGATTACCGATTATGAAGGAATATATCGTTTAAAACATAAAGACCAAAGTTATCGCTGGATATTAATTCGTGCGGCTGCACTGTGGGATGCGCAAGAAGTGCCTTATCGAATTGTCGGCATTTATGTCGATATTTCAGAACATAAACGCATTGAATACGCCTTACAAGAAAGCCAAGCTTTATTAACCACCATTTTTGATGTCAGTAAAATCAGCATTTGTGTGACCGATGAACAAGGATGTTTTGTGCGGGTTAACCCTGCATACTGTCAATTATATGGCTACCAAGCAGATGAACTATTAGGGCATTGTGTTACAGATATTATTCCCGATACAAAACACGCCACATGGCGTAAACGTTACCAAGCATTATTAAGCCAACAACGAGAGACCGAAGGCGAATGGCACATTCAAAATCGTCAAGGTAAAAAATTAGATATCCTGTTTACCAGCTCATGCCTGCCACAAACCAATGGACAACTGCTGGTTTTAACCACATTAATTGATATTACTGAACGCAAACAAGTTGAAGAAGAACGTAGCCGTTTATTTAATTTCTCAGTTGATATGCAATCCATTAGCAATTTTCAGGGACGATTTATCGAACTAAATCCCGCATGGGAACGGGTATTAGGTTGGACAAAAACAGAACTATTAGCCCAACCCATTTTGCATTTTGTACATCCTGACGACCATCATATAACCCGCCAAGTGATGCGTAAAATGATGGAAGGCAACATTATTTTTGATTTTGAAAATCGCTGGCTATGTAAAGATGGACATTACCGATGGGTTTCTTGGACAGCCTACCCGCGTGTCGAACAACAAAGCGTCTATGCCATTACTCGCGATATTACCGCCCGAAAACAAGCAGAACAAGCATTACGCCAAAGTGAAGAACGCTTGCGAGCTGTGATTAATGTTGCACCGATAATCCTAACCGTCATCGATAAATCAGGCACAATTCAATTTTCACAAGGGAAATCCCTGTCACTCTTAGGGCATAAAAGTGATGCATTGGTAGGGCAATCGATTTACAACGTCTTATATCGATTCCCACAAGAATTAAACTGTATTCAACTAGCATTAAACACAGGTAACACCCTCAGTAATCTAACCAAATTATCCGACATCGTCCTAGAAAATAAATACATCCCCCTCATCGACGACACAAAACAAATCACAGGATTAGTTAGCGTTTCTATCGATATTACAGAACGATATCGCCTTGAATCTGAATTGCGTGATACCGTCAGTGAATTAGAAATTATTTTAGAAAACAGCATTATTGGGATTGCTTACGTTAAACAAGGTCAATTTATCCGCGTCAATCGCAAATTAGCCAGTTTATTGGGATATAGCACTGATGAACTGTATCAAATGACTTTCGAACAACTATGCGCTCGTCCTGATAATTACTCCTATATCAGCCAACAAGCCAGTGCCCACTTTGCGCGTGGAGAAAATTTCACCACAGAATATCTGATGCACACAAAGAAACAAAAACCTTTTTGGGCGCGTTTAGTAGGCACAACCGTTGATGCCAATTCGCTCGAAAAAGGCGATATTTGGATGATTGAAGACATCAGTGCACAAAAACAAGCAGAACAAGATTTACAACTGACTGCAACCGTGTTTGAAACCACCGCCGATGGTATTTTTATTACCGATTTAAATCACCAACTACTCCGCGCTAACCCTGCTTTTAGCCGCATCACAGGCTACCCCGTTGCAGAAGTCTTAGGCAAACATACCCACTTTCTTGCCTCAGGACGACATGATAAAGCCTTTTATCAAAAGATTTGGCAAAGCATTGAACAAACAGGACATTGGCAAGGAGAAATTTGGAATCGTAAAAAAAATGGAGAACTTTACGTTGCATGGCTCAGTATTTCACTGATTACCGACGAACAGAAAAAACCCTTGCAATACATGGCGATTCTTAGCGATATATCTCGCCTACAAGAAGATATTGAACACACCCGCTATTTAGCGAATTACGATTCCTTAACAGGATTACCCAATCGTTTATTATTTCACGATAATTTAATACAAGCGCGAGCATGGGCTAATCGTCATCAACGTTTATTTACCCTATTATTTATTGATATTGATGGATTTAAACCCGTTAATGACAACTTAGGTCACGCCGTTGGTGATTTATTACTACAACAAATTGCCGAGCGGTTAAAAGCCAGCGTCCGCGAAACAGATACAGTCGCTCGTTTAGGCGGGGATGAATTCACGGTGATATTAACCGAATTACAACACCCTAAAGATGCAGGATTAATGGCAACACGGATTATTAATACACTACAAGAACCGTTTACACTGAATGCAGAAACCGTACATATATCTGCAAGTATTGGCATCAGCACCTATCCTGATGATGGGCAGGATTTAGAACAATTGGTGAAATTTGCCGACCTAGCGATGTATGACGCAAAAAAAGCAGGACGTGGATGTTATCGCTTTTACAATCAACCTTTAAATCCAAGCAGTGAATGA